In Toxoplasma gondii ME49 chromosome X, whole genome shotgun sequence, a single genomic region encodes these proteins:
- a CDS encoding hypothetical protein (encoded by transcript TGME49_237230~Predicted trans-membrane domain (TMHMM2.0):78-101) — MGRRESLVGFETGKLDSGVKHSQEDKASDDTAADALETNDSSDNYGPRPPKSEDAARLRKIYDQAHEGRKRQRKANFQALLTSFGLVAYVAVSGFLVLRYATPRSKRPQQVGGGSDYGLHDGYPVRHDNWYIRDKPNPPVLTMDQLFACESERREGDRVGIESFTDCDGEAIGCFFAIRTSECLERNQRDGRVYFEKKELLDVDGSQAPPLCS; from the exons ATGGGAAGGAGGGAATCTCTGGTTGGCTTTGAAACGGGCAAGTTGGACAGTGGCGTGAAACATTCACAAGAAGACAAGGCATCGGATGATACGGCCGCAGATGCTCTCGAAACTAACGACTCATCCGACAACTATGGACCCCGGCcgccgaagagcgaggatGCGGCGCGTTTGCGAAA GATTTACGATCAGGCACACGAGGGCCGGAAACGCCAACGGAAAGCTAACTTTCAGGCCTTATTGACGTCTTTCGGTCTTGTGGCATATGTGGCGGTGAGCggttttctcgttcttcgttATGCTACCCCGAGGTCGAAACGCCCACAGCAAGTTGGTGGTGGGTCCGATTATGGCCTCCACGATGGCTATCCGGTCCGACACGACAACTGGTATATCCGCGACAAGCCTAACCCCCCAG TCCTGACTATGGACCAACTTTTCGCTTGCGAAAGTGAACGCAGAGAGGGGGACAGAGTTGGAATTGAGAGTTTTACAGATTGCGACGGTGAAGCAATTGGCTGTTTCTTCGCGATTCGAACAAGCGAGTGCCTGGAACGGAACCAGAGGGATGGTCGTGTCTACtttgagaagaaggaacttCTGGATGTAGACGGTTCTCAGGCAcctcctctgtgttcttAA